The Cyanobacteria bacterium GSL.Bin1 genome includes the window TTGGGTAAACCCTTTCACATGAACTTCGTAGATAATGGTTTCATGCCAGGGAATTTGTAGCAGTTGGTCGCCTTCCCAATCAAAAAAGGGATTGGTAACAACACACTTGGGAATCAAATGGCTATCATCCATATTGGAACAGGCTAAATCTTTTTCTTCTGCATCCCAAGGATAAGCAAAGCTTTCTTCTCCGTAGCCAATATCACCCATAATCGCCCGGGCATAAGGATCTAGCAAAAGTTTCTTGCGATTAAACCGATGCCCTTGTTTTGGCAGATAGTCCCCGTGAACCCGGTAGTTGTAACGTTGTCCAGGTTGTAATCCCGGAATGTAACCATGCCAAACATGATTATGCACTTCTCTTAAAGGGAGACGAATTTCGTGATCTTGTAGCGTGAATAAGCAGAGTTCAATTTCGGTTGCATTTTCCGAAAAAATTGCAAAGTTAACCCCTTCACCATCCCATGTTGCCCCTAAAGGAGTTGGTTTTCCTGGCCAAACGTCTAAATTCACGTTAATTGTTCCAATACATCGTTGTGCTTATAGTTTACCGGTTGGCAGCTGCTGTTAACCAACAAGCAACCATTGGGCTTTGGATCTTTCAATGTTAACGTCATCAGAAGTTGACTTAAATTTAATTAGGGCTGGGTTTCAAGCCTTATCAGAACCACTACGGCTGCCAATTTTAGAGTGATTTTAAGAACAAAAATGGTGTGTTTTTTTAAATCCAAGTTATTCTTTCACCTCAAAATTTTAAGAGAAGCGAACCTAGCGCGATCGCGCCAAGAGGGACGTTGGGTCTACTATTCTCTCAACTTCCCCCAACTGTTCGTTTTAGAAGAATACCTCAATCAACTGCGAGAAAATGCAGCAATGCGTCTGGCTCGGAAGTGCTCTGAATAATCAAGAAACTAATTATAGCTCACATTTAATACTTACAAATGATTTATTTCTGCTGTGACTTAATCACTTTTAACCGCTAAGGTGCGTAAGCGATTCAAAGCTGCTGCCAGTTCAAACCGTCGGAAATAAGCTAAATCGTGTTGCGGGGAAGGGGTCACGATATCTAATCCTTTCTTTTCGATATCCGCTAAAACTAAGTCTAAAATTTCAGGGAGGGTGCGTTTGCCATCCAAATACTGTTTCTTAGCATAAACAATGGCTGCCGCGATCGCGCGCAGTTGTCCCTTATCCACTAACTGTTCCACCGCTGCCAGATCAATCTCTTCATTGCCAAAAGACACCTCATCATCATCGCGGACTTTTACATTAACATCTTTTTTGCCCCGACTGGGATCAATACTATCGGGAAGGGGAATCCGAGGTGTAATTTTTCCGAAACTTTCTCCCCCTTCGGCAGCACGTTCGGTGCGATTTTCTTGGGCAATTAACTTCGCTTTTTCCGTCACTTCATAAGGCTGAAAATTCTCCATCGCGATTACGGTATCTGCCATATCAAAATAATCGCCACTGCCTCCCATCACAAGAATGGTCGAAACTTGATAATCCTGATCAAGCTGTTGAATCTTATCAATAAACGGCGTAATCGGTTCTTTCTCTTTACTAATTAACTGCTGCATCCGATGGTCACGAATCATGAAATTGGTTGCCGTTGTATCTTCATCCACCAATAACACTTTCGCACCCGCTTCTAACGCCTCAACAATATTTGCCGCTTGCGAAGTACTGCCACTGGCATTCGTACTGGAAAAATCAGTGGTGGATCGCCCTTGGGGTAACTGATTAATAAACGGAGAAATATCAACCCCAACTACATTTCTGCCATCTTCGGCGCGAATCTTCACTGCAGCGGGGTTCGTGACCACTAATTCTCGTCCATCATCGGGAATATGATTATAGACTCCCAATTCCAACGCCTGTAACAACGTCGATTTGCCATGATAACCACCGCCGACAATTAACGTAATCCCTTCAGGAATGCCCATGCCTTCAACGGTTCCGCGATTGGGACAATCGAAACTGACCGTTAACTCCGGTGGCGACTGAAAAGGAACCACATTTTGATCCGCTAACGGACGGTCATCCACTCCACTACGACGCGGTAAAATTGCGCCATTGGGAACAAATGCCGTTAAATTCTGTTGCGCTAACTGTGCCCGCAACCAGTCGGCATCTTCAGCCGTTTCCACATGATGACGAATGGCTTTTGGACTTAAAGATTGATAAATCAGGGCTTGATCCACAATTTCTGGAATATCCTCACCTAACATTGCTGCTGCTTGACGACCTAAAATGCGCCGTCCTTTCGCGGGTAAGCCAACAATAAAGCGCACTTCTACCTTTTCTTCATCCACCAGGACCGAACTACGTTCGATAATTTCTTGTCCAACGTTCGTAATCGCAATTAAACCACTTTTTCCGGTTCCCCGTGACGAAGTCATTTTTCCGGCAACTTGGCGAAATTGGCGTGTGAGATAATCTCGCAAGGCAATTTCCCGACTCGCAGACTGATAGAGAAACTCAGGAAATCCAGCAATGGCTTGAGGAATTTGCACTCGCAACTGTGAGGGAGAGGCAAAAGGGTCCCCTTGCACATAGTCAATGATGAGAGTGAAATCAATGAAATCATAACGCCCTTTAATCTCTTTATAGGCTTTGTAACTTGCGTTATCCAATCGCTGGAGAGTTGAACGTAATTGGTCTTGGTTTTGCATAATTTTAGGTTTCGTTATTCGTCATTAGTGGGCGATCAATTTTGTTTTGAGGGATGAGTGTGCTGATCTTTTCTCCCTTGTCTTCCTTGTCTCCCCTCTCCCAACTCAACCCATCATTTCAAACCTGACAGACTATTAGGAACAATTAGTAAGTGGGGAGTGAATCTAGTTTCCTCTTTCCTAATTAACTCACTGGTCAGTGATCGCTGAGTCTCCTAAAATAACTTAATGTACTATTCTGCACTCAAAAAACTCAGTCATGGCGCAAGCAAAAATTGGTGTAATCGGCGGTAGTGGACTCTATCAAATGGAAGCCCTACAAGATGTGGAAGAAGTCCAGTTAAAAACCCCCTTTGGTGACCCCTCCGATGCTTTTATTATTGGCACCTTAGAAGGAACCCGGGTGGCGTTTCTCGCCCGCCATGGACGCAATCACCACTTGCTGCCCACAGAGTTACCCTTTCGGGCAAATATCCACGCGATGAAGCAACTAGGAGTAGAATATATCATTTCTGCTTCTGCTGTCGGCTCTCTTAAGGAACAGGTTAAACCTTTAGATATGGTGATTCCCGATCAGTTTATTGATCGCACGCGCGATCGCGTTAATACTTTTTTTGGGGATGGCATTGTGGCACACATTGGCTTTGGCGATCCAGTGTGTGAAAAGTTAGGAGATATTCTTTATGATTCCATTTCCCATCTGGAGTTAGAAAATGTCACACCGCAT containing:
- a CDS encoding ATPase, whose amino-acid sequence is MQNQDQLRSTLQRLDNASYKAYKEIKGRYDFIDFTLIIDYVQGDPFASPSQLRVQIPQAIAGFPEFLYQSASREIALRDYLTRQFRQVAGKMTSSRGTGKSGLIAITNVGQEIIERSSVLVDEEKVEVRFIVGLPAKGRRILGRQAAAMLGEDIPEIVDQALIYQSLSPKAIRHHVETAEDADWLRAQLAQQNLTAFVPNGAILPRRSGVDDRPLADQNVVPFQSPPELTVSFDCPNRGTVEGMGIPEGITLIVGGGYHGKSTLLQALELGVYNHIPDDGRELVVTNPAAVKIRAEDGRNVVGVDISPFINQLPQGRSTTDFSSTNASGSTSQAANIVEALEAGAKVLLVDEDTTATNFMIRDHRMQQLISKEKEPITPFIDKIQQLDQDYQVSTILVMGGSGDYFDMADTVIAMENFQPYEVTEKAKLIAQENRTERAAEGGESFGKITPRIPLPDSIDPSRGKKDVNVKVRDDDEVSFGNEEIDLAAVEQLVDKGQLRAIAAAIVYAKKQYLDGKRTLPEILDLVLADIEKKGLDIVTPSPQHDLAYFRRFELAAALNRLRTLAVKSD
- a CDS encoding S-methyl-5'-thioadenosine phosphorylase, with the translated sequence MAQAKIGVIGGSGLYQMEALQDVEEVQLKTPFGDPSDAFIIGTLEGTRVAFLARHGRNHHLLPTELPFRANIHAMKQLGVEYIISASAVGSLKEQVKPLDMVIPDQFIDRTRDRVNTFFGDGIVAHIGFGDPVCEKLGDILYDSISHLELENVTPHRGGTYVCMEGPAFSTKAESYLYRSWGAAVVGMTNLPEAKLAREAEIAYGTLALVTDYDCWHDDHGSVTVEMVIAYLKKNAVNAQKVIKEAVRRINENPPVSEAHSALKYAILTPLDKAPTETKEKLKVFLEKYL